In Micromonospora cremea, the genomic window CTGTCGCCCTGCTCACCACGGTGCAGCCCGTGCCGGCGGGCCGCGATCCGCACCCGCGCGGTCAGCTCCCGCTGGTACGCCTGTGGAGCGTAGGCGCCGGCCCGGTAGAGCTCGCGGTAGCGGGGCACGAGTTGCGGGTGCTCCCGGGCGAGCCAGTGCGCGTACCACTCCCGTGCGCCGGGGCGCAGGTGTAGCGCGAGCGGGGTCACGCTGGTCGCCCCGGCGGCGGCGATCGCCGACACGGTGGCGTCGATCGACGCGTCGCTGTCGCTCAGGCCGGGCAGGATCGGGGCCATCAGCACCCCGACGGAGAAGCCGGCGTCGGCGAGCGCCCGGACCGCGTCCAGCCGCCGGCGCGGGTGCGGGGTGCCCGGCTCGACGGAACGCCAGAGCTGCTCGTCGACGAAGCCCACCGAGTATGAGATGCCCACCCTGGTCACCTCGGCGGCCTCGCGCAGCAGCGGCAGGTCCCGCAGGATCAGCGTGCCCTTGGTCAGGATCGAGAATGGGTTGGCGAAGTCCCGCAAGGCCGCGATGATCTGCGGCATCAGCCGGTAACGGCCCTCGGCGCGCTGGTAGCAGTCCACGTTGGTGCCCATCGCGACGTGCGCGCCCCGCCACTTCGGCGCGGCCAGCTCCCGCCGGACCAGCTCCCCGGCGTTGACCTTGACGATCACCTTCCGGTCGAAGTCCGCACCGGCGTCGAGATCGAGGTAGGTGTGAGTGTTTCTCGCGAAACAGTTGTGGCTGACCACCCCGTTGGCGATGAAGTCTCCGGTGCCGGTGGTGATGTCCCACAGCGGCAGTTCCAGCCCGAGCGCCTGGATGCCCACCACCCTGAGTGCGGTCTGATGCTTCAGCGCGGCGCCCTCGATCGACCGCTTGCGAGTGATGGCGGGGTCGGTCAGGTGGAAGAACCGGAGCCGGGCGGTCAGACCGCCGGTCAATCTGATCACCCGCACACGGTTGGGTAGGCCGCGATCTTCCCGCATGAAGGAGAACCCGAACCGCTGAAGTGCCTCCGTCGTCTGGTCGAGGATGGCGTCGTCGCTGTTGGTGATGCGTAGAGCGCCTCTGCTGCAACCGCCCTCGGCGTCGAAGATCCCGGCCAGGAAGCCGAGCCTCCAGTCATCGCTGGGAGCCACCGGCCAGCGGATCAGCTCAGTAATCGTCTCGATGTCCCGCTGCTTCGAGGTGCGGATGGCGGTCACCGCTCGCCGCACGGTGCTGGCCTGAGTGAACGTGAAGCGCTGCGTTTCGACCCCTTCGTGGACGAGGTAGCGCTCACTACGGGTCAACGCCTCGTCGTCGCACAGCGCCAGGCGGAACCGATGCACCACGCCGTACGAGTACGAGAAGGTGCCGAGATGAGCGTCCCCGCGGATCATGCCGCAGAGATAGCCCCGGCGGTAGTCCGGTGACTCCTTGGGACCGGCGGCGAAACGGCCGGTGCCGATCAGGCGATTGTTGGTGGTCAGGTAGGGGCGCCGGCTGCCGCCCTGTATGGCTCCGGTGACGCGCTTCCAGCCCCGTTCGGAGAGGAACCGGTGGTCGCCGCTCGCAACGAGCGTCGTGCCGTCCTCCAGGGTGACC contains:
- a CDS encoding intein-containing Rv2578c family radical SAM protein; its protein translation is MRWDNLTAPPVEGDPERAAPATPPLPLALPGAVARTFDTPEFAGMTFYEVQAKSIINRVPGQSRVPFEWTINPYRGCSHACVYCVSGDTPVLMADGRTKPISELEPGDRIYGTERRGAYRRYVVTTVLDKWSTVKAAYRVTLEDGTTLVASGDHRFLSERGWKRVTGAIQGGSRRPYLTTNNRLIGTGRFAAGPKESPDYRRGYLCGMIRGDAHLGTFSYSYGVVHRFRLALCDDEALTRSERYLVHEGVETQRFTFTQASTVRRAVTAIRTSKQRDIETITELIRWPVAPSDDWRLGFLAGIFDAEGGCSRGALRITNSDDAILDQTTEALQRFGFSFMREDRGLPNRVRVIRLTGGLTARLRFFHLTDPAITRKRSIEGAALKHQTALRVVGIQALGLELPLWDITTGTGDFIANGVVSHNCFARNTHTYLDLDAGADFDRKVIVKVNAGELVRRELAAPKWRGAHVAMGTNVDCYQRAEGRYRLMPQIIAALRDFANPFSILTKGTLILRDLPLLREAAEVTRVGISYSVGFVDEQLWRSVEPGTPHPRRRLDAVRALADAGFSVGVLMAPILPGLSDSDASIDATVSAIAAAGATSVTPLALHLRPGAREWYAHWLAREHPQLVPRYRELYRAGAYAPQAYQRELTARVRIAARRHGLHRGEQGDSRRLPEPTPPPAPEQLTLL